From one Salmo salar chromosome ssa09, Ssal_v3.1, whole genome shotgun sequence genomic stretch:
- the LOC106610771 gene encoding cell cycle control protein 50A isoform X2 has translation MMASNYNAKEEDGQQPAAIAHGGAGTVKNKKPDNTAFKQQRLPAWQPILTAGTVLPAFFVIGLIFIPIGIGLFVTSNNIKELEIDYTGVDMSSPCYNCSQSYSWNSTKPCTCSVPFSLDQPFESNVFMYYGLSNFYQNHRRYVKSRDDSQLNGDKASLKSPSKECEPYRTSDEKPIAPCGAIANSLFNDTLELYYIDPNGSRTAIPLVKKGIAWWTDKHVKFRNPGGNDNLTVVFQGTSKPVNWRKSVYELDPSDPDNNGFINEDFIVWMRTAALPTFRKLYRIIHKKPNMTPTLPLGQYILEVTYNYPVRSFEGRKRMILSTISWMGGKNPFLGIAYITVGSVCFFLGIVLLIIHHKYGNRNHSADIPS, from the exons ATGATGGCGTCTAACTACAACGCTAAGGAAGAGGACGGGCAGCAGCCTGCTGCTATTGCCCATGGAGGAGCAGGAACTGTGAAAAATAAAAAGCCGGACAACACTGCATTCAAACAACAAAGACTGCCCGCTTGGCAACCTATTTTGACAGCGGGCACTGTTCTTCCTGCTTTTTTTGTCATTGGTCTCATCTTTATCCCAATCGGCATTGGCCTATTCGTGACATCAAACAACATCAAAGAGTTAGAG ATCGATTACACTGGTGTTGACATGTCAAGTCCGTGCTATAACTGCTCTCAAAGCTACAGCTGGAACAGCACAAAGCCATGTACCTgctctgtccccttctctctggATCAACCATTTGAG AGCAACGTGTTCATGTACTATGGATTGTCAAACTTCTATCAGAATCACAGACGCTATGTGAAGTCCAGAGATGACAGCCAGTTGAACGGAGACAAAGCTTCTCTGAAG AGCCCCAGCAAGGAATGTGAGCCGTACCGCACCAGTGACGAAAAGCCTATCGCTCCATGCGGTGCAATCGCCAACAGCCTCTTCAATG ACACTCTGGAGCTGTATTACATTGACCCCAATGGCTCCAGAACTGCGATTCCTCTGGTGAAGAAGGGTATTGCATGGTGGACAGACAAGCATGTGAAGTTTAGGAACCCTGGTGGAAATGACAACCTCACTGTAGTTTTCCAAG GCACTAGCAAACCTGTCAACTGGAGGAAGTCTGTCTATGAGCTGGACCCTTCAGACCCTGACAACAATGGCTTCATCAATGAGGATTTCATTGTGTGGATGAGGACAGCTGCTCTGCCCACCTTCCGCAAGCTGTACCGCATCATCCATAAGAAGCCCAACATGACCCCGACTCTGCCCCTAGGACAGTACATCCTAGAGGTCACCTACA ATTATCCCGTGCGGAGCTTCGAGGGCAGAAAGCGTATGATCCTGAGTACCATCTCCTGGATGGGCGGCAAGAACCCCTTCCTGGGCATCGCTTACATCACCGTGGGCTCAGTCTGCTTCTTCCTGGGCATCGTCCTCCTCATCATCCACCACAAATATGGCAACCGTAACCACAGTGCAGACATTCCCAGCTAA
- the LOC106610771 gene encoding cell cycle control protein 50A isoform X1 produces MMASNYNAKEEDGQQPAAIAHGGAGTVKNKKPDNTAFKQQRLPAWQPILTAGTVLPAFFVIGLIFIPIGIGLFVTSNNIKELEIDYTGVDMSSPCYNCSQSYSWNSTKPCTCSVPFSLDQPFESNVFMYYGLSNFYQNHRRYVKSRDDSQLNGDKASLKSPSKECEPYRTSDEKPIAPCGAIANSLFNDTLELYYIDPNGSRTAIPLVKKGIAWWTDKHVKFRNPGGNDNLTVVFQGTSKPVNWRKSVYELDPSDPDNNGFINEDFIVWMRTAALPTFRKLYRIIHKKPNMTPTLPLGQYILEVTYSILLRKIAVNHNMEVHGRHIDVFSFNHMNSDYPVRSFEGRKRMILSTISWMGGKNPFLGIAYITVGSVCFFLGIVLLIIHHKYGNRNHSADIPS; encoded by the exons ATGATGGCGTCTAACTACAACGCTAAGGAAGAGGACGGGCAGCAGCCTGCTGCTATTGCCCATGGAGGAGCAGGAACTGTGAAAAATAAAAAGCCGGACAACACTGCATTCAAACAACAAAGACTGCCCGCTTGGCAACCTATTTTGACAGCGGGCACTGTTCTTCCTGCTTTTTTTGTCATTGGTCTCATCTTTATCCCAATCGGCATTGGCCTATTCGTGACATCAAACAACATCAAAGAGTTAGAG ATCGATTACACTGGTGTTGACATGTCAAGTCCGTGCTATAACTGCTCTCAAAGCTACAGCTGGAACAGCACAAAGCCATGTACCTgctctgtccccttctctctggATCAACCATTTGAG AGCAACGTGTTCATGTACTATGGATTGTCAAACTTCTATCAGAATCACAGACGCTATGTGAAGTCCAGAGATGACAGCCAGTTGAACGGAGACAAAGCTTCTCTGAAG AGCCCCAGCAAGGAATGTGAGCCGTACCGCACCAGTGACGAAAAGCCTATCGCTCCATGCGGTGCAATCGCCAACAGCCTCTTCAATG ACACTCTGGAGCTGTATTACATTGACCCCAATGGCTCCAGAACTGCGATTCCTCTGGTGAAGAAGGGTATTGCATGGTGGACAGACAAGCATGTGAAGTTTAGGAACCCTGGTGGAAATGACAACCTCACTGTAGTTTTCCAAG GCACTAGCAAACCTGTCAACTGGAGGAAGTCTGTCTATGAGCTGGACCCTTCAGACCCTGACAACAATGGCTTCATCAATGAGGATTTCATTGTGTGGATGAGGACAGCTGCTCTGCCCACCTTCCGCAAGCTGTACCGCATCATCCATAAGAAGCCCAACATGACCCCGACTCTGCCCCTAGGACAGTACATCCTAGAGGTCACCTACAGTATCCTTTTGAGAAAGATCGCAGTAAATCACAACATGGAGGTTCATGGCAGGCATATAG ATGTCTTTTCCTTTAACCATATGAACTCAGATTATCCCGTGCGGAGCTTCGAGGGCAGAAAGCGTATGATCCTGAGTACCATCTCCTGGATGGGCGGCAAGAACCCCTTCCTGGGCATCGCTTACATCACCGTGGGCTCAGTCTGCTTCTTCCTGGGCATCGTCCTCCTCATCATCCACCACAAATATGGCAACCGTAACCACAGTGCAGACATTCCCAGCTAA